In Juglans microcarpa x Juglans regia isolate MS1-56 chromosome 4S, Jm3101_v1.0, whole genome shotgun sequence, a single window of DNA contains:
- the LOC121262544 gene encoding probable U3 small nucleolar RNA-associated protein 11 isoform X2 → MSSLRNAISRRAHKERSQPHSRRKFGLLEKHKDYVERAQVFHKKEQTLQKLREKAAFRNPDEFYFRMMKAKTADGVHKLENETNKYNAEELMLMKTQDMGYILQKLQSQKKKLEKLTAVLHSLDSQPSNRHVYYAEDREEAKEIQSRLKKRGKMPTSDNVFDDDIRSKTAVSYRELEARRNRVSQLEKLYMDMALQKELQTQKIKNRSSPRF, encoded by the exons ATGTCGTCTCTAAGGAATGCTATCAGTAGACGAGCTCACAAAGAAAGATCTCAACC GCATTCAAGGAGAAAATTTGGTCTTCTTGAAAAGCACAAGGATTATGTCGAGCGGGCACAAGTTTTTCACAAAAAGGAGCAGACTTTGCAG AAACTTAGGGAAAAAGCTGCTTTCAGAAACCCAGATGAATTTTACTTCCGGATGATGAAAGCAAAAACTGCTGATGGAGTCCACAAATTAGA GAATGAGACAAACAAATACAATGCGGAAGAGCTTATGCTTATGAAGACCCAAGATATGGGATATATTCTTCAAAAATTGCAGAGTCAGAAAAAG AAACTTGAAAAGCTTACTGCCGTTCTGCACTCTCTTGATAGTCAGCCATCTAATAGACACGTTTACTATGCTGAAGACAG GGAGGAGGCTAAAGAAATACAATCACGTTtaaagaaaaggggaaaaatgCCTACTTCTGATAATGTTTTCGATGATGATATTAGAAG CAAAACTGCTGTTTCCTATAGAGAACTGGAAGCAAGGAGGAATAGAGTGAGTCAGTTGGAGAAACTCTATATGGATATGGCATTGCAGAAGGAACTACAG actcagaaaataaaaaat
- the LOC121262544 gene encoding probable U3 small nucleolar RNA-associated protein 11 isoform X1 yields the protein MSSLRNAISRRAHKERSQPHSRRKFGLLEKHKDYVERAQVFHKKEQTLQKLREKAAFRNPDEFYFRMMKAKTADGVHKLENETNKYNAEELMLMKTQDMGYILQKLQSQKKKLEKLTAVLHSLDSQPSNRHVYYAEDREEAKEIQSRLKKRGKMPTSDNVFDDDIRSKTAVSYRELEARRNRVSQLEKLYMDMALQKELQKKGRKRKLREDELAGPTSKPVYKWRSERKR from the exons ATGTCGTCTCTAAGGAATGCTATCAGTAGACGAGCTCACAAAGAAAGATCTCAACC GCATTCAAGGAGAAAATTTGGTCTTCTTGAAAAGCACAAGGATTATGTCGAGCGGGCACAAGTTTTTCACAAAAAGGAGCAGACTTTGCAG AAACTTAGGGAAAAAGCTGCTTTCAGAAACCCAGATGAATTTTACTTCCGGATGATGAAAGCAAAAACTGCTGATGGAGTCCACAAATTAGA GAATGAGACAAACAAATACAATGCGGAAGAGCTTATGCTTATGAAGACCCAAGATATGGGATATATTCTTCAAAAATTGCAGAGTCAGAAAAAG AAACTTGAAAAGCTTACTGCCGTTCTGCACTCTCTTGATAGTCAGCCATCTAATAGACACGTTTACTATGCTGAAGACAG GGAGGAGGCTAAAGAAATACAATCACGTTtaaagaaaaggggaaaaatgCCTACTTCTGATAATGTTTTCGATGATGATATTAGAAG CAAAACTGCTGTTTCCTATAGAGAACTGGAAGCAAGGAGGAATAGAGTGAGTCAGTTGGAGAAACTCTATATGGATATGGCATTGCAGAAGGAACTACAG AAAAAGGGCCGGAAGCGCAAATTACGTGAAGATGAGCTTGCTGGTCCCACTTCTAAACCAGTATACAAGTGGCGGTCAGAACGGAAGCGTTGA
- the LOC121262544 gene encoding probable U3 small nucleolar RNA-associated protein 11 isoform X3: MSSLRNAISRRAHKERSQPHSRRKFGLLEKHKDYVERAQVFHKKEQTLQKLREKAAFRNPDEFYFRMMKAKTADGVHKLENETNKYNAEELMLMKTQDMGYILQKLQSQKKKLEKLTAVLHSLDSQPSNRHVYYAEDSKTAVSYRELEARRNRVSQLEKLYMDMALQKELQKKGRKRKLREDELAGPTSKPVYKWRSERKR; the protein is encoded by the exons ATGTCGTCTCTAAGGAATGCTATCAGTAGACGAGCTCACAAAGAAAGATCTCAACC GCATTCAAGGAGAAAATTTGGTCTTCTTGAAAAGCACAAGGATTATGTCGAGCGGGCACAAGTTTTTCACAAAAAGGAGCAGACTTTGCAG AAACTTAGGGAAAAAGCTGCTTTCAGAAACCCAGATGAATTTTACTTCCGGATGATGAAAGCAAAAACTGCTGATGGAGTCCACAAATTAGA GAATGAGACAAACAAATACAATGCGGAAGAGCTTATGCTTATGAAGACCCAAGATATGGGATATATTCTTCAAAAATTGCAGAGTCAGAAAAAG AAACTTGAAAAGCTTACTGCCGTTCTGCACTCTCTTGATAGTCAGCCATCTAATAGACACGTTTACTATGCTGAAGACAG CAAAACTGCTGTTTCCTATAGAGAACTGGAAGCAAGGAGGAATAGAGTGAGTCAGTTGGAGAAACTCTATATGGATATGGCATTGCAGAAGGAACTACAG AAAAAGGGCCGGAAGCGCAAATTACGTGAAGATGAGCTTGCTGGTCCCACTTCTAAACCAGTATACAAGTGGCGGTCAGAACGGAAGCGTTGA
- the LOC121262577 gene encoding sugar transport protein 10-like, which produces MAGGGFVSDQGGRTVDYAGGITAFVVVTCVVAAMGGLIFGYDIGISGGVTSMEHFLRKFFPSVYRKMMDETARESEYCKFDSELLTLFTSSLYVAALIASFFASAVTRAFGRKMSMFFGGLVFLFGSILNGAAINIEMLIIGRLLLGVGVGFANQSVPVYLSEMAPAKIRGALNIGFQMAITIGILFANLVNYGTAQIKGGWGWRVSLGLAAVPAIMMTVGSVFLPDTPNSILERGYTDKAKQMLRKIRGTDNVDEEFKDLVDASEAAKKVDHPWKNILEPRYRPQLIICILIPFFQQLTGINVIMFYAPVLFKTLGFGDNASLMSAVITGVVNVLATFVSIFTVDKFGRRILFLEGGAQMFICQIAIGVLISLTFGVSGEGTITKGQADMVLLLICTYVAAFAWSWGPLGWLVPSEICPLEIRSAGQAINVSVNMLFTFFVAQVFLAMLCHLKFGLFFFFAVFVFIMTIFAFFFIPETKNMPIEEMNRVWKAHWFWKKYIPDDAVNISHRDNY; this is translated from the exons ATGGCAGGAGGAGGTTTTGTAAGTGATCAAGGTGGAAGGACGGTCGACTATGCAGGCGGCATTACTGCCTTTGTGGTGGTCACTTGTGTGGTTGCTGCAATGGGTGGCCTCATCTTTGGCTATGACATTGGAATCTCAG GAGGGGTAACTTCAATGGAACACTTTTTAAGAAAGTTCTTCCCTTCCGTCTACAGAAAAATGATGGACGAAACAGCTCGTGAAAGTGAATACTGCAAGTTTGATAGCGAGCTGCTCACATTGTTCACCTCTTCCCTTTACGTTGCAGCATTAATAGCTTCCTTCTTTGCTTCTGCTGTTACGAGGGCTTTCGGCCGAAAAATGTCCATGTTTTTTGGAGGCTTGGTTTTCTTGTTTGGTTCTATCCTAAACGGCGCAGCCATCAACATTGAAATGCTTATCATTGGTCGCTTATTACTTGGTGTCGGTGTTGGATTCGCTAATCAG TCGGTCCCAGTTTATCTTTCAGAAATGGCGCCAGCGAAGATCAGAGGAGCACTCAACATTGGTTTCCAGATGGCCATTACAATTGGGATTCTGTTTGCCAATCTTGTCAATTATGGCACTGCCCAAATCAAGGGAGGATGGGGTTGGAGAGTTTCTTTAGGTCTTGCAGCTGTCCCTGCAATAATGATGACCGTAGGATCTGTGTTCCTTCCAGATACTCCTAATTCCATACTCGAGAGAGGCTACACCGACAAGGCAAAGCAGATGTTACGAAAAATTCGTGGCACCGACAACGTGGATGAAGAGTTCAAAGACCTAGTTGATGCGAGTGAGGCTGCAAAGAAAGTGGATCATCCATGGAAGAACATCTTGGAGCCCAGATATAGACCCCAACTCATTATTTGCATCCTCATACCCTTCTTCCAACAGCTCACCGGCATTAACGTCATCATGTTTTACGCGCCTGTTCTCTTTAAGACTCTAGGTTTCGGTGACAATGCTTCACTCATGTCTGCTGTTATTACCGGTGTTGTTAATGTCCTCGCTACTTTTGTTTCCATCTTCACTGTTGACAAGTTTGGGAGAAGGATTTTGTTCCTCGAAGGTGGCGCACAGATGTTTATATGCCAG ATTGCTATAGGAGTTTTGATAAGTTTGACATTTGGGGTGAGTGGCGAAGGAACCATTACAAAAGGCCAAGCAGATATGGTTTTGCTCTTAATATGCACTTATGTAGCAGCATTTGCATGGTCTTGGGGGCCTTTGGGTTGGTTGGTACCGAGTGAGATCTGCCCTCTGGAGATCCGATCAGCAGGCCAAGCCATTAACGTATCAGTCAACATgctattcacattttttgtgGCTCAAGTTTTCCTTGCCATGCTTTGCCACCTCAAGTTTggtctcttctttttcttcgcTGTCTTTGTGTTCATAATGACTATTTTTGCGTTCTTCTTCATACCCGAGACGAAGAACATGCCAATAGAAGAGATGAATAGAGTTTGGAAGGCACACTGGTTCTGGAAGAAGTACATCCCAGATGATGCTGTCAATATTAGCCACCGGGACAACTATTAA